A single window of Rubripirellula lacrimiformis DNA harbors:
- a CDS encoding DNA methyltransferase: MLPTNQIHQGSCIDGMAQIETGKVDLVFADPPFNIGYTYDVYDDQREAAEYLEFCEAWIGQAHRILKPDGTFWLAIGDEYAAELKLLSQKLGFHCRSWVIWYYTFGVNCVRGFSRSHTHLFHFVKDREQFTFNGDNPLVRVASARQLVYADKRANSRGRLPDNTWILRPQDSPPGGFATSHDTWFYSRVAGTFKEREGFHGCQMPEQILGRILRISSNPGDVVVDPFGGSGTTLSVAKKLGRQWMGFELSPEYAEHIESRMAQCNIGDPLDGVEDPLGSSPKTSQGRTRTTFKNGRPVIPLDDETRQAIVESFTEASGGHSADFVLCDPKLSTAFSKACRSRKIAGDPRIWNTMLLRLRKSKQLPKAVEKGRRSTWSEMEPFQNAAEIALRLISLDYAMTLDEMLCTPAAMEQFDQLAAMLSPGHSPLDYRWAALSLRKRARTKKFQSAAAEQDSHWQAASAPKSKPIQDCLQAGKSDAGVYEIANDDETIYVGESNQISERLANIAQNDAWQRFSPTRVRIWKVDKEIDRFALRAHLIGRERPLLNSKFLIIEGAGGA; encoded by the coding sequence ATGCTTCCAACCAACCAGATTCACCAAGGCAGTTGCATCGATGGAATGGCCCAGATCGAAACGGGCAAAGTCGACTTGGTGTTCGCCGATCCGCCCTTCAACATCGGCTACACCTACGACGTCTACGACGACCAACGCGAAGCGGCCGAGTACCTGGAATTCTGTGAAGCCTGGATCGGGCAAGCCCATCGCATCCTGAAACCCGACGGGACGTTCTGGTTGGCGATTGGCGACGAGTACGCTGCCGAACTGAAACTGCTTTCACAGAAACTAGGATTCCACTGCCGCAGTTGGGTGATTTGGTACTACACCTTTGGCGTCAACTGTGTGCGCGGATTCAGCCGATCGCACACGCACCTATTCCACTTTGTCAAAGACCGCGAACAGTTCACCTTCAACGGCGACAACCCGCTGGTTCGCGTCGCCTCGGCACGACAATTGGTGTACGCCGACAAACGAGCGAATTCTCGCGGCCGGCTGCCCGACAACACTTGGATCCTGCGGCCACAGGACTCGCCACCCGGTGGCTTTGCAACCTCGCACGACACCTGGTTCTATTCTCGCGTGGCGGGAACGTTCAAAGAACGCGAAGGGTTCCACGGGTGCCAAATGCCCGAACAGATCCTCGGTCGTATCCTGCGGATTTCCAGCAACCCGGGGGACGTTGTCGTCGACCCCTTTGGTGGCAGCGGAACCACGTTGTCGGTCGCAAAGAAACTGGGTCGGCAATGGATGGGGTTCGAACTTTCGCCTGAATACGCCGAGCACATCGAATCACGAATGGCGCAGTGCAACATCGGCGACCCGCTTGATGGCGTCGAAGATCCGCTGGGCAGTTCCCCCAAGACTTCGCAGGGCCGAACTCGCACGACCTTCAAAAACGGGCGCCCGGTGATCCCGTTGGACGACGAGACTCGCCAAGCGATCGTGGAATCGTTCACCGAAGCCTCGGGCGGTCACTCGGCCGACTTTGTGCTTTGCGACCCGAAGCTGTCGACCGCATTCAGCAAGGCCTGCCGAAGCCGCAAGATCGCTGGCGACCCCAGGATCTGGAACACGATGCTGCTGCGACTTCGGAAGTCAAAACAATTGCCCAAGGCGGTTGAAAAGGGACGGCGATCGACTTGGTCCGAGATGGAACCGTTTCAGAACGCAGCCGAAATTGCACTCCGGCTGATCAGCCTGGACTACGCGATGACGCTGGACGAAATGCTGTGCACCCCGGCAGCGATGGAACAGTTTGACCAATTGGCCGCGATGCTATCGCCGGGCCATTCGCCCCTGGATTACCGCTGGGCCGCACTTTCGCTTCGCAAACGAGCCAGGACCAAAAAGTTTCAGTCGGCGGCCGCCGAACAAGACTCGCATTGGCAGGCGGCATCGGCGCCCAAATCCAAGCCAATCCAGGACTGCCTGCAGGCGGGCAAATCGGACGCTGGCGTCTATGAAATTGCCAATGACGACGAAACCATCTATGTCGGCGAAAGCAATCAGATCAGCGAACGACTGGCCAACATTGCCCAGAATGACGCCTGGCAGCGGTTTTCGCCCACCCGCGTCAGGATTTGGAAAGTCGACAAGGAAATCGACCGTTTTGCGTTGCGAGCCCACCTGATCGGGAGGGAGCGACCCCTACTGAACTCGAAATTCCTAATAATCGAAGGGGCTGGAGGCGCATAA
- a CDS encoding Gfo/Idh/MocA family protein, whose protein sequence is MQNKPDRRSFLKTSTAAAAGAALTSTIAKTAHAAGSDEIRFVLVGCGGRGTGAAAQIFNTKGNVKLVAVADAFQGNADRAIKSLSRGENKSKIDVPAERVFVGLDAYKAAIDVEADLVVIATPPGFKPQQFEYAVNKGRHIFMEKPVASDAAGVRRVLKSVEESKKKNLMLAIGLQRRHQPNYMETIERIHDGAIGDVISQQVYWNGGGIWYRNRTDAQSEMAFQTNNWYHFNWVCGDQICEQHIHNLDVGCWVKGMYPVECNGMGGREQRMGGDATKSQIFDHTACEYTFADGTKMFSQGRHLAGGWNHVGEFAQGTKGTADPSGTINGANAWKFSGENVNGHQQEQHDLIEALMRGEIYNEGEYGAHSTFTAILGREACYSGKIVKWDELLEKGTELAPGIDSYTLDSEVPASARPDSEGRYPVPTPGKYNPFA, encoded by the coding sequence ATGCAAAACAAACCCGACCGTCGCTCTTTCCTAAAGACATCTACCGCAGCAGCAGCTGGCGCGGCGCTTACCAGCACGATTGCCAAGACTGCCCACGCAGCTGGTAGCGATGAAATTCGATTCGTGCTGGTTGGATGCGGCGGTCGTGGTACCGGTGCAGCGGCTCAGATTTTCAACACCAAGGGCAACGTCAAACTGGTCGCCGTCGCCGACGCGTTCCAAGGCAATGCCGACCGAGCGATCAAGTCGCTTAGCCGCGGCGAAAACAAGTCCAAGATCGACGTGCCAGCCGAACGTGTCTTCGTCGGACTGGACGCCTACAAAGCCGCCATCGACGTCGAAGCCGACTTGGTTGTGATCGCGACCCCACCGGGATTCAAACCACAACAGTTTGAATATGCCGTCAACAAGGGCCGACACATCTTCATGGAAAAGCCGGTCGCTTCGGATGCCGCCGGAGTTCGCCGCGTGCTGAAGAGCGTCGAAGAATCCAAGAAGAAAAACCTGATGCTGGCGATCGGCCTACAACGCCGTCACCAACCCAACTACATGGAAACCATCGAACGCATCCACGACGGTGCGATCGGCGATGTGATTTCGCAACAAGTTTATTGGAACGGCGGCGGCATCTGGTACCGCAACCGCACCGATGCACAATCCGAAATGGCTTTCCAAACCAACAACTGGTACCACTTCAACTGGGTTTGCGGTGACCAAATTTGTGAACAACACATTCACAACTTGGACGTCGGTTGCTGGGTCAAAGGCATGTACCCGGTCGAATGCAACGGCATGGGCGGACGCGAACAACGAATGGGTGGCGACGCCACCAAGTCGCAGATCTTTGACCACACGGCTTGCGAGTACACGTTCGCCGATGGAACCAAGATGTTCAGCCAAGGCCGTCACCTGGCCGGCGGTTGGAACCATGTCGGTGAATTCGCCCAAGGCACCAAGGGCACCGCGGACCCATCAGGCACCATCAATGGCGCCAACGCGTGGAAGTTCAGTGGCGAAAACGTCAATGGCCACCAACAAGAGCAGCACGACCTGATCGAAGCTCTGATGCGAGGCGAGATCTACAACGAAGGCGAGTACGGCGCTCACTCGACCTTCACCGCCATCCTGGGCCGCGAAGCTTGCTATAGCGGCAAGATCGTCAAATGGGACGAACTGCTAGAGAAGGGCACTGAACTGGCTCCTGGCATCGACTCCTACACACTGGATTCGGAAGTCCCAGCTTCGGCACGACCAGACTCCGAAGGTCGCTACCCAGTACCGACCCCAGGCAAGTACAACCCGTTCGCGTAA
- a CDS encoding amidohydrolase family protein — protein MSVLDGVTPTRRQALKVAGSAMVGAAIAGSRSSAWADAADASGQRRDNLLIDTHLHCFAGPRSVSFPYHANAPYRPTAAATPEYLIECMDAVGVDFAVVVHPEPYQDDHRYLEHCLKVGSGRLKGTVLVFSDRPDASRQVQELHDRTDVVAVRVHAYAPERMPDFDSDGLRRLWSTATRLGLAVQLHFEPRHAAKFASLIRDFPDTTVLIDHLGRPFQGTSSQYDDVLALADFPNTIMKLSSIPVQTNYPHRDIRPTIDQIVDRFGPSRLMYGGGFNASATPASYRQTIDRARSLLGALSDDERQMVFGGTAKRALGF, from the coding sequence ATGTCAGTTCTGGATGGTGTCACCCCAACACGGCGGCAAGCATTGAAGGTGGCTGGGTCAGCGATGGTGGGGGCTGCAATTGCCGGATCCCGGTCATCGGCTTGGGCTGATGCGGCGGACGCCTCTGGTCAGCGCCGCGACAATCTATTGATCGATACCCATCTTCATTGCTTTGCAGGGCCCCGATCGGTTTCGTTTCCCTATCATGCCAATGCTCCCTATCGACCGACGGCGGCAGCGACGCCGGAGTATCTGATCGAGTGCATGGATGCGGTGGGAGTGGACTTTGCGGTCGTGGTCCATCCCGAACCGTACCAGGACGATCACCGCTATCTGGAACACTGTTTGAAGGTCGGTAGCGGTCGGCTGAAGGGGACCGTCTTGGTATTCTCTGATCGGCCTGATGCTTCCCGGCAGGTTCAGGAACTGCATGATCGAACCGACGTGGTGGCCGTTCGAGTGCATGCGTATGCACCAGAGCGGATGCCGGATTTTGATTCCGATGGGCTGCGTCGATTATGGTCGACCGCAACGCGGTTGGGGTTGGCGGTGCAATTGCACTTCGAACCGCGACATGCAGCGAAGTTCGCTTCGCTGATTCGGGATTTTCCTGACACCACGGTGTTGATCGACCATCTGGGGCGACCGTTTCAGGGGACATCGTCGCAGTACGACGATGTATTGGCTTTGGCTGATTTCCCCAACACGATCATGAAGCTGTCATCGATTCCTGTGCAGACCAATTATCCGCATCGAGACATCCGCCCTACGATTGATCAGATCGTGGACCGTTTCGGTCCATCGCGGTTGATGTATGGCGGCGGTTTCAATGCCAGTGCGACTCCCGCGTCCTATCGCCAGACCATCGATCGGGCGCGCTCGTTGCTCGGCGCGTTAAGCGATGACGAGCGGCAGATGGTGTTTGGGGGCACGGCGAAACGAGCGCTCGGCTTCTAG
- a CDS encoding efflux RND transporter permease subunit: MKQTSLLERRGPLGIPYALLILLAFFFCLPAAFRAARMSLGEKENDVKDWLPSNFAETAELEWFADHFAGESFVLATWEGCNVEDQRLTLLASKLTHESDTYDPSADFPPELAATYRRAKDVGNELGLLQGGTDHLNWGGKNEKWLSTPSGQWYYVTPDGKLYRWEESMTGPAALIRSVKKARGVYELGGTLVTAFGEAPSDAPGSRLANPFYNDLSLLTASLFHSVQTGETIVQQLAQEGGPLWPVDLTDQSQRAKVARRLAMERLTGTLFAPAVPQGFTWTPEAFREALPEKRQSEVTPDFDVIAANSLTKYLDDHFGGSLEQLQQAPLHEQAEAWYAVWDAAGIESPHRLTCVLVTLTDLAKDNLVYAIGRGVLGQPRGRLLQLAADSGLRPAGPPSMAPPPFNRQAAEPADGLAAFRMGGPPVDNMAIDEEGTVTLVRLVGYSVLIGILLSYVCFRSVKITIMIFVVGGSSAMLSMAMVWWTGGKVDAILMSMPSLVYVLGLSGAIHVVNYYRDEVRARGTTGAAGRALRHAIVPCTLASLTTAIGLVSLVTSNLAPISNFGLYAGIGVMSTLGILFSYLPAALQTFTPSVTDSPAASEASDNPDELNTESGLSDWWAGFGRWVTGHHRMVTVGCLLVLFACAIGMRHIKTSVQLLKLFDPDARIIHDYAWLEDHFGKLVPMELIVRMPPQMQAESDAAGIAAADGEGAAEPLDILERVEAVSRIRRVVHRTLGEPGLGIVGQSTSSDTFLPELPGPSNGYNAVRAKFNRELLAAGDTLRDNDYLKLEKEGDYSGSELWRISLRVAALSDVDYGEFISTLRTAVEPVLRAYETRDELMKQIAADPVDQKFVLVVGAKRPASLDAIDLVSEDRTEILTNNTFVATLGELLAGEQIEKPMWIDPTTEQAADMKSSGRWEKILAKYKTVVWLGGESFAQADFAAAKHFVDANAIEHKIVSPSLLPGQIPDVDGAGPMQVIYTGVIPVVYKAQRTLLVSLADSIALAFVLIWIVMVLLLNPGRVPYGWFTMGNMGNGFAAGAVAMIPNVFPVLTIFGLMCHMGIEIDIGTMMTASVAMGVAVDDTIHFLSWFRDNLDRGLTRVEALIETYRRVGPAMTQTTIVGGLGLFVFALSTFTPTQRFGTLMLVMLAAALIGDLVMLPALLAGPLGRFFKPRLDADGRPVKSASLSNQDDDTDQSSSDRPTTFSDNGVNGPSRLDRPDLVDGTPRLKVHLPPNQGSPHHQD; encoded by the coding sequence ATGAAACAGACATCCCTGCTAGAGCGACGTGGCCCGCTGGGGATTCCGTATGCTTTGTTGATTCTGTTGGCATTCTTCTTTTGTTTGCCGGCTGCGTTTCGAGCTGCTCGGATGAGCTTGGGCGAGAAGGAAAACGACGTCAAAGATTGGTTGCCCAGTAACTTTGCCGAGACCGCCGAATTGGAGTGGTTTGCGGACCACTTTGCCGGCGAGAGCTTTGTGTTGGCAACCTGGGAAGGTTGCAATGTCGAAGACCAGCGGTTGACGCTGCTGGCCAGCAAACTGACCCATGAATCGGATACCTACGACCCGTCGGCTGACTTCCCGCCTGAACTGGCGGCGACGTATCGCCGTGCGAAAGATGTCGGCAACGAATTGGGGCTGCTGCAAGGCGGCACCGACCATCTGAATTGGGGTGGCAAGAACGAGAAGTGGCTCAGCACACCAAGCGGGCAATGGTACTACGTCACTCCCGACGGAAAACTATACCGTTGGGAAGAATCGATGACCGGGCCGGCGGCTCTGATCCGTTCGGTCAAAAAGGCACGCGGCGTGTACGAACTTGGTGGGACCTTGGTCACCGCGTTCGGCGAAGCACCCAGCGATGCGCCCGGATCACGATTGGCCAACCCGTTCTACAACGACCTGTCCCTGTTGACCGCATCGTTGTTCCATTCGGTTCAAACCGGCGAAACGATTGTTCAACAGTTGGCTCAGGAAGGTGGTCCGCTGTGGCCGGTCGACCTGACCGATCAGTCGCAGCGCGCGAAGGTGGCCCGACGGTTGGCGATGGAACGTTTGACAGGCACCCTGTTTGCGCCGGCTGTGCCACAGGGGTTCACCTGGACGCCGGAAGCATTCCGCGAAGCACTGCCCGAAAAACGTCAATCCGAAGTCACGCCCGATTTCGACGTCATCGCGGCAAACTCGCTGACCAAGTACCTCGATGATCACTTCGGCGGTTCACTGGAACAACTTCAGCAAGCGCCGCTGCACGAGCAGGCGGAAGCTTGGTATGCCGTTTGGGATGCCGCTGGGATCGAATCGCCGCACCGTTTGACCTGTGTGTTGGTGACGCTGACCGACTTGGCCAAAGACAATCTGGTCTATGCGATCGGTCGTGGCGTGTTGGGCCAACCGCGAGGCCGGTTGTTGCAACTGGCTGCCGATTCCGGGCTGCGTCCTGCTGGGCCGCCGTCGATGGCGCCGCCACCCTTCAATCGTCAGGCTGCTGAACCGGCCGACGGTTTGGCCGCGTTTCGGATGGGTGGTCCGCCGGTCGACAACATGGCGATCGACGAAGAAGGCACGGTGACCTTGGTCCGCTTGGTCGGTTACAGCGTGTTGATCGGCATCCTGTTGTCGTACGTCTGTTTCCGCAGCGTCAAAATCACGATCATGATCTTTGTCGTCGGCGGCAGCTCGGCGATGCTAAGCATGGCGATGGTTTGGTGGACCGGTGGTAAGGTCGATGCGATCCTGATGAGCATGCCTTCGTTGGTCTATGTGTTGGGCCTTTCCGGTGCCATCCATGTGGTCAATTACTACCGCGATGAAGTTCGCGCACGCGGCACGACTGGTGCCGCTGGCCGCGCGCTGCGGCATGCAATCGTTCCTTGCACCTTGGCGTCGCTAACGACCGCGATCGGATTGGTGTCGCTGGTCACTAGCAACCTGGCGCCGATCAGTAACTTTGGGTTGTATGCGGGCATCGGAGTGATGTCGACATTGGGCATCCTGTTCTCTTACTTGCCCGCCGCCCTGCAAACGTTCACGCCGTCGGTGACCGATTCGCCCGCCGCATCGGAAGCATCCGACAACCCCGATGAACTGAACACGGAAAGCGGGTTGAGCGATTGGTGGGCCGGATTCGGTCGTTGGGTGACCGGTCACCACCGTATGGTCACAGTGGGATGTTTGTTGGTGCTGTTCGCATGTGCCATCGGCATGCGTCACATCAAAACGTCCGTGCAACTGTTGAAACTGTTCGATCCCGACGCGCGGATCATCCACGATTACGCTTGGTTGGAAGACCACTTCGGCAAACTAGTGCCGATGGAATTGATCGTGCGGATGCCGCCGCAGATGCAAGCCGAATCGGATGCGGCTGGGATCGCAGCCGCAGACGGCGAAGGTGCAGCCGAACCGCTAGATATCCTGGAACGTGTCGAAGCCGTATCGCGGATTCGGCGCGTCGTGCATCGTACGTTGGGCGAGCCCGGTTTGGGGATCGTCGGCCAATCCACCAGCTCGGATACGTTCCTGCCCGAGTTGCCCGGTCCTAGTAACGGGTACAACGCGGTACGGGCAAAGTTCAATCGTGAATTGCTGGCTGCGGGCGATACGCTTCGCGACAACGACTATCTGAAACTGGAAAAGGAAGGCGACTATTCCGGCAGCGAACTTTGGCGGATCAGTCTTCGTGTGGCCGCGCTGTCCGATGTCGACTATGGCGAGTTCATTTCGACGCTGCGTACCGCCGTTGAACCGGTTCTGCGAGCGTACGAAACTCGCGATGAATTGATGAAGCAAATCGCCGCGGATCCGGTCGATCAAAAGTTTGTCTTGGTCGTCGGCGCGAAACGTCCAGCGTCGCTCGATGCGATTGATCTGGTGTCCGAAGACCGGACCGAAATTCTGACCAACAATACCTTCGTCGCAACGCTCGGCGAATTGTTGGCCGGCGAACAGATCGAAAAGCCGATGTGGATCGATCCCACGACCGAACAGGCGGCGGATATGAAGTCGTCGGGGCGTTGGGAAAAGATCTTGGCCAAGTACAAAACGGTCGTCTGGTTGGGGGGCGAAAGCTTCGCACAGGCGGACTTTGCTGCGGCCAAACATTTCGTCGATGCCAACGCAATTGAGCACAAGATCGTGTCGCCATCCTTGTTGCCCGGGCAGATTCCGGACGTCGATGGGGCCGGTCCGATGCAGGTGATTTACACCGGTGTGATCCCTGTGGTGTACAAGGCACAGCGAACGCTGCTGGTCAGCTTGGCGGATTCGATCGCGCTGGCCTTTGTGTTGATCTGGATCGTGATGGTGTTGTTGCTGAATCCCGGCCGGGTACCGTACGGATGGTTCACCATGGGAAACATGGGCAATGGGTTCGCCGCCGGTGCGGTGGCGATGATCCCCAACGTGTTCCCGGTGCTGACGATCTTTGGGCTGATGTGCCACATGGGGATCGAAATTGACATCGGTACGATGATGACCGCATCGGTCGCGATGGGTGTCGCCGTCGACGACACGATTCACTTTCTGTCCTGGTTCCGTGACAACTTGGACCGCGGTCTGACGCGCGTCGAAGCGTTGATTGAAACCTATCGTCGAGTCGGTCCCGCGATGACGCAAACGACCATCGTGGGCGGCCTGGGCCTGTTCGTGTTCGCCCTGTCAACCTTCACGCCAACGCAGCGGTTTGGCACGTTGATGCTGGTGATGTTGGCGGCTGCCTTGATCGGGGACCTAGTGATGTTGCCGGCCCTGCTGGCGGGACCGCTGGGGCGATTCTTCAAGCCACGATTGGATGCTGATGGACGCCCGGTGAAATCGGCATCCCTCAGCAATCAGGATGACGATACAGATCAGTCCAGCAGCGATCGGCCCACCACGTTTTCGGACAACGGTGTCAATGGACCGTCGCGACTGGATCGTCCGGATCTGGTCGATGGGACGCCACGCCTTAAGGTGCATCTACCGCCCAACCAAGGCAGCCCGCACCACCAAGATTGA
- a CDS encoding BatA domain-containing protein, whose amino-acid sequence MSFLNATLIFGSLAAIIPIVLHLIARREPRKVVFPSVAFLTRRVDSHRSRMRVRRWWLLALRIAAVAALAFALARPAIHQSLSLTWLTIGLVGAAGLALLVMASIAISKGQSRNVSVGLVSGAAAALLFAGVWGAYTYASGPAVSLDTTDPVALAIVLDNSPTSALRSTGDGRSSGDQVTRMQEVAAWMVSRLPATSRVAVLDRSSAPAVFSLDVGGAISKIEQTSVRQVVQPITQRVDAAARLLRTSDLTNRQILIITDLATSTWGDSVSEVAADDTYAADPPIGVTVYDVGAIDATNRHLSMPRIADATPPMGTPVPITATLSQQTIGQVGPADAGDQAAVESSGGGRTVTVELELFERAPSLPVVRDGKVVYPAARSVDRTSVRLIPGSSSDLLLTIPSLSLGVHHGRIRLTGNDSMPLDDARYFSVSVLPPASVLLVSDDTDEAAAIAKVITVSATIADDANAEFQVERIGHGDLRVARLSDYDAIVLLDPPIAVLSDPTIAEYVAGGGGVLVSLGPAAGDTALESTFMPPLVLRWRVPDEGTFLQASRTRHPVTEAVSEDTPWSDFWVHQYWQVSPAPGDRVLMRYAGTDHPALIGRRVAIPPKSGDVPADSDPAGLPAAGSETGGSVLVLTTPVPALAKSTRSWNELFGTDPWPAFVLIRQSIEFLTGRSQNGAMTLVGRPYAVRVPDANADAETGAAESSNIALGTNTGTIAGTNAGGGPGSTDVGPAAVDASLATRSTRLQVFPPDGRLPVPLDKAAAADSVVVADVSVAGTYWVRGSSPGLGFSANLPDNAFNFDRVDADRLDQVLGADRYQLATTRDEIEMSDQRSASRVSLHSPAMLLALIVFLLEQVLGNRFYRTSSRKSQPAAV is encoded by the coding sequence TTGTCGTTTCTAAACGCAACACTTATCTTCGGCTCGTTGGCCGCGATCATTCCGATCGTGTTGCATTTGATCGCGCGCCGCGAACCTCGCAAGGTCGTGTTTCCATCGGTAGCGTTTCTGACCCGCCGTGTCGATTCGCATCGCAGCCGAATGCGAGTCAGGCGATGGTGGTTGTTGGCGCTGCGGATCGCGGCGGTTGCTGCGTTGGCCTTTGCGCTGGCGCGTCCGGCGATCCATCAATCGTTGTCGTTGACCTGGTTGACGATCGGTTTGGTGGGGGCCGCTGGGTTGGCGTTGTTGGTGATGGCATCGATCGCGATCAGCAAAGGTCAGTCCCGCAACGTTTCGGTCGGTCTGGTGTCGGGGGCCGCCGCAGCCCTGTTGTTCGCAGGCGTGTGGGGAGCCTACACGTATGCATCTGGGCCTGCGGTTTCGTTGGATACGACGGATCCAGTGGCGCTTGCGATCGTGTTGGACAATTCACCGACTTCTGCTCTGCGGTCCACAGGGGATGGTCGTTCGTCAGGCGATCAGGTCACTCGGATGCAAGAGGTTGCCGCTTGGATGGTTTCGCGGTTGCCCGCGACCAGTCGGGTTGCGGTCTTGGACCGTTCGTCCGCACCGGCGGTGTTTTCGTTGGACGTTGGCGGTGCGATTTCAAAGATTGAACAAACGTCGGTTCGTCAGGTGGTTCAGCCGATCACGCAGCGCGTTGATGCAGCGGCCCGTTTGCTGCGGACCAGCGACTTGACCAACCGCCAGATCTTGATCATTACCGATCTGGCGACTTCGACTTGGGGCGATAGTGTGTCGGAAGTTGCGGCCGATGATACGTATGCCGCTGATCCGCCGATCGGTGTGACGGTTTATGACGTCGGCGCGATCGATGCGACCAATCGGCACCTTTCGATGCCGCGAATCGCTGATGCGACGCCGCCGATGGGGACGCCGGTTCCGATCACGGCGACCCTATCCCAGCAAACGATTGGCCAAGTCGGTCCAGCGGACGCGGGTGACCAAGCGGCTGTTGAATCATCCGGTGGCGGTCGCACGGTGACGGTAGAGTTGGAACTGTTCGAGCGGGCTCCGTCGTTGCCGGTGGTTCGGGATGGCAAAGTCGTTTACCCGGCGGCTCGCAGTGTGGATCGGACCAGCGTGCGACTGATTCCGGGTAGTTCCAGCGATTTGTTGCTGACCATCCCGTCGCTGTCGCTAGGTGTGCATCATGGTCGTATTCGTTTGACCGGCAATGATTCGATGCCGTTGGACGACGCAAGGTACTTTTCGGTGTCCGTGTTGCCACCGGCATCGGTGTTGTTGGTCAGTGATGATACGGACGAAGCGGCGGCGATTGCCAAGGTGATCACGGTGTCGGCGACGATCGCCGATGATGCCAACGCCGAGTTCCAGGTCGAACGGATCGGGCATGGGGATCTGCGAGTGGCGCGGTTGTCGGATTACGACGCGATCGTCTTGTTGGATCCGCCGATCGCGGTGCTCAGTGATCCGACGATCGCTGAATACGTCGCCGGTGGCGGCGGTGTGCTGGTTTCGTTGGGACCGGCCGCGGGCGATACGGCCTTGGAATCGACGTTCATGCCGCCCTTGGTGCTTCGATGGCGAGTGCCCGACGAAGGGACGTTTTTGCAGGCTAGCCGGACTCGTCATCCCGTCACCGAAGCGGTGTCCGAAGACACGCCGTGGAGCGATTTTTGGGTTCACCAGTATTGGCAGGTGTCGCCTGCACCTGGCGATCGCGTGTTGATGCGATACGCCGGAACCGATCACCCCGCACTGATTGGGCGCCGCGTCGCGATCCCGCCAAAATCTGGTGACGTGCCAGCGGATTCGGATCCGGCTGGGCTTCCAGCCGCTGGATCTGAAACCGGTGGGAGTGTTCTGGTGCTGACGACGCCAGTGCCGGCGCTCGCAAAATCGACTCGTTCGTGGAACGAATTGTTCGGCACCGATCCCTGGCCGGCGTTTGTGTTGATCCGGCAATCGATCGAATTTCTGACGGGGCGAAGCCAGAACGGTGCGATGACGTTGGTGGGTCGCCCCTATGCGGTCCGGGTGCCGGATGCCAATGCGGACGCGGAAACCGGCGCGGCGGAAAGCTCTAACATCGCGTTAGGCACCAACACGGGCACCATCGCGGGCACTAATGCGGGGGGTGGCCCTGGGTCCACCGATGTGGGGCCGGCGGCGGTGGACGCCTCGCTTGCCACTCGTTCCACCCGGTTGCAGGTATTTCCGCCGGATGGGCGGTTGCCGGTTCCGTTGGACAAAGCCGCAGCGGCGGATTCGGTCGTGGTCGCCGACGTGTCGGTCGCAGGCACCTATTGGGTCCGTGGCAGCAGCCCGGGGCTGGGGTTTTCGGCGAATCTACCCGATAATGCGTTCAACTTTGACCGTGTCGACGCGGATCGACTGGACCAGGTATTGGGAGCCGATCGTTACCAATTGGCAACCACGCGAGACGAAATTGAAATGTCTGACCAGCGATCGGCAAGTCGAGTGTCGTTGCATTCGCCTGCTATGTTGTTGGCACTGATCGTTTTTCTGTTGGAACAAGTTCTGGGCAACCGATTTTACCGAACGTCATCTCGGAAATCACAGCCTGCGGCCGTCTAG